Proteins co-encoded in one Garra rufa chromosome 21, GarRuf1.0, whole genome shotgun sequence genomic window:
- the tdh2 gene encoding L-threonine dehydrogenase 2 isoform X1 → MLLGVRLCVRSLCRGWSARGMSLSPRQINRWPSNETSEPPTDSPRVLITGGLGQLGVGLAQMLRKQYGEENIILSDIRRPPNEVYDMGPFVYADVLDYKNLRELVVNNRITWLVHYSALLSAIGEANVALARTINITGLHNVLDLALENCLRLFVPSTIGAFGPSSPRDPAPDLCIQRPRTIYGVSKVHAELMGEYLHHKYGLDFRCLRYPGVVSARTKPGGGTTDYAVQIFHDALSTGHHECYLRSNTRLPMMHISDCHRATIEFMQAPESQLSLRTYNIAAMSFTPEEVAEEIRKHLPHLRVTYNPDTIRQTIADSWPVRFDDSNARQDWGWKPAFGLSELVTDMLASIREKRTNAGLPVS, encoded by the exons ATGTTGTTAGGTGTCCGGTTGTGTGTCCGCTCGTTGTGTAGAGGTTGGTCGGCTCGCGGCATGAGTTTATCACCGCGGCAGATCAACCGATGGCCGAGCAACGAGACCTCCGAGCCTCCTACGGACAGTCCTCGAGTCCTCATCACAG GTGGCCTGGGACAGCTTGGAGTTGGACTAGCTCAAATGCTGAG GAAGCAGTATGGAGAGGAAAACATCATCCTGTCAGACATTAGGAGGCCTCCCAATGAAGTTTATGATATGG GTCCATTTGTATACGCTGACGTGCTGGACTATAAAAACCTAAGGGAGCTAGTTGTGAATAACAGAATCACCTGGCTGGTGCATTACAGCGCATTACTCAGTGCTATCGGGGAAGCTAACGTGGCTCTCGCCCGCACCATCAATATCACAG GTCTGCATAATGTGTTGGATCTGGCTCTGGAGAACTGCTTGCGACTATTTGTACCCAGTACCATCGGAGCATTTGGCCCTTCATCTCCCCGTGATCCAGCACCTGACCTGTGTATCCAGAGGCCTCGCACTATTTATGGGGTTTCCAAAGTCCATGCAGAGCTGATGGGGGAA TATCTCCACCATAAATATGGCCTGGATTTCCGATGCTTGCGATACCCAGGAGTTGTTTCTGCCCGCACCAAGCCAGGAGGAGGCACTACTG ATTATGCTGTCCAGATATTTCACGATGCCCTCAGCACCGGCCACCATGAATGTTACTTGCGCTCCAACACTCGGCTTCCCATGATGCACATTTCTGACTGCCACAGGGCCACCATTGAGTTCATGCAGGCCCCTGAAAGCCAACTTTCCCTGCGTACTTACAACATCGCAGCCATGAGCTTCACACCTGAAGAAGTGGCAGAAGAGATTCGCAAACACCTGCCCCACCTGAGGGTCACGTACAATCCTGATACCATCCGGCAGACTATCG CGGACAGCTGGCCAGTGCGGTTTGATGACTCTAACGCACGTCAGGACTGGGGCTGGAAGCCTGCGTTCGGCCTGTCGGAGCTAGTCACAGACATGCTGGCCTCCATCCGTGAAAAAAGAACCAATGCAGGACTACCTGTCAGCTAG
- the tdh2 gene encoding L-threonine dehydrogenase 2 isoform X2, giving the protein MSLSPRQINRWPSNETSEPPTDSPRVLITGGLGQLGVGLAQMLRKQYGEENIILSDIRRPPNEVYDMGPFVYADVLDYKNLRELVVNNRITWLVHYSALLSAIGEANVALARTINITGLHNVLDLALENCLRLFVPSTIGAFGPSSPRDPAPDLCIQRPRTIYGVSKVHAELMGEYLHHKYGLDFRCLRYPGVVSARTKPGGGTTDYAVQIFHDALSTGHHECYLRSNTRLPMMHISDCHRATIEFMQAPESQLSLRTYNIAAMSFTPEEVAEEIRKHLPHLRVTYNPDTIRQTIADSWPVRFDDSNARQDWGWKPAFGLSELVTDMLASIREKRTNAGLPVS; this is encoded by the exons ATGAGTTTATCACCGCGGCAGATCAACCGATGGCCGAGCAACGAGACCTCCGAGCCTCCTACGGACAGTCCTCGAGTCCTCATCACAG GTGGCCTGGGACAGCTTGGAGTTGGACTAGCTCAAATGCTGAG GAAGCAGTATGGAGAGGAAAACATCATCCTGTCAGACATTAGGAGGCCTCCCAATGAAGTTTATGATATGG GTCCATTTGTATACGCTGACGTGCTGGACTATAAAAACCTAAGGGAGCTAGTTGTGAATAACAGAATCACCTGGCTGGTGCATTACAGCGCATTACTCAGTGCTATCGGGGAAGCTAACGTGGCTCTCGCCCGCACCATCAATATCACAG GTCTGCATAATGTGTTGGATCTGGCTCTGGAGAACTGCTTGCGACTATTTGTACCCAGTACCATCGGAGCATTTGGCCCTTCATCTCCCCGTGATCCAGCACCTGACCTGTGTATCCAGAGGCCTCGCACTATTTATGGGGTTTCCAAAGTCCATGCAGAGCTGATGGGGGAA TATCTCCACCATAAATATGGCCTGGATTTCCGATGCTTGCGATACCCAGGAGTTGTTTCTGCCCGCACCAAGCCAGGAGGAGGCACTACTG ATTATGCTGTCCAGATATTTCACGATGCCCTCAGCACCGGCCACCATGAATGTTACTTGCGCTCCAACACTCGGCTTCCCATGATGCACATTTCTGACTGCCACAGGGCCACCATTGAGTTCATGCAGGCCCCTGAAAGCCAACTTTCCCTGCGTACTTACAACATCGCAGCCATGAGCTTCACACCTGAAGAAGTGGCAGAAGAGATTCGCAAACACCTGCCCCACCTGAGGGTCACGTACAATCCTGATACCATCCGGCAGACTATCG CGGACAGCTGGCCAGTGCGGTTTGATGACTCTAACGCACGTCAGGACTGGGGCTGGAAGCCTGCGTTCGGCCTGTCGGAGCTAGTCACAGACATGCTGGCCTCCATCCGTGAAAAAAGAACCAATGCAGGACTACCTGTCAGCTAG